The Streptomyces fungicidicus nucleotide sequence CGTTGCGGGAACGCGTGAACTCGTTCCACAGCGGCAGGGGCGCGAGTACCGGCGCGACGCCGGACAGCAGCCGGTCCTCCGTGTGCTCCAGCTGTGTCGTGCCGTACTCCTGCGAGGCGAAGCCGGTCACCGGGGCGTACAACGGCCCCAGGGGATACGTCCGTTCGTAGCGCAGGTGCTCTCCGGTGTCCCGTGAGCCGGTGACCGGCCGGCCGTCGACCAGGATGTCGCCGCGCGGCTGCTGGTAGCGGGCGATGGTGTCCCGGCGGTTGGCCGGGTTGGAGTCGTAGGCGTCGGCGTGCAGGACCTGGACACGGGCGGCGTTCACCAGCAGGGCGACCAGCAGCAGGGCGCAGAAGACGGCGGCGTGCCGGATGTGCCGGGTCACCGCAGGGCACCTCCGTCGCTCTCCCGGGCGTCACGGGGCACCGGGCGCGGGCCCCCGGCGTCCTGCTGCCGCGCGGAGTCGCTCAGCCGGACCAGCAGCGCCACGATCGCCCAGTTGGTCACCACCGACGAGCCGCCCTGCGCCAGGAAGGGCATCGCCATCCCGGTCAGCGGGATCAGCCCGGTCACCCCGCCCGCGATCACGAACACCTGGAGCGCCACGAGCGAGGCCAGACCCACGGCGAGCAGCCGCCCGAACGGGTCGCGCAGGGCGAGCCCCGCCCGGTAGCCGCGCTCCACCAGCAGCCCGTACAGCAGGATGATCGCGGACAGCCCGGCCAGGCCCAGTTCCTCCCCGGCCGTCGCCAGGATGAAGTCGGACTTGACCGCGAACCCGATGAGCACCGAGTGCCCGAGCCCCAGCCCGGTGCCGAGCGTCCCGCCCTCCGCGAAGGCGAACAGGGACTGGGCGATCTGGTTCGGGCCCTCGCCCGCCTCGATGGAGGCGAACGGATGCAGCCAGGTCTCGATCCGGTGGTGCACATGCGGCTCCAGCCGGCCCACCGCCACCGCCCCCAGCGAGGCCAGCAGCAGCCCGACGGCGATCCATCCGGTGCGGCCGGTGGCGACGTACAGCATGACCACGAACAGGCCGAAGAACAGCAGCGAGGTGCCGAGGTCCCGCTCCAGCACCAGGACGACCACACTGACCAGCCAGACGGCGACGATCGGGCCGAGCACCCGCCCGGTGGGCAGTTGCAGCTTCCAGACGCGGCGGCCGGCGTAGGTGAGGGCGCTGCGGTTGGCCGCGAGGTACGCGGCGAAGAAGACCGCCAGCAGCACCTTCGCGAACTCGCCCGGCTGGATGGAGAATCCGGCGACCCGGATCCAGATCCGCGCCCCGTTCACCGCGGGGAACAGGATCGGGACCGTCAGCAGGACCAGCGCGACGGTGACGGAGACGTAGGTGTAGCGCTGCAGCACCCGGTGGTCCCGCAGCACCAGGACGACGCCGATGAACAGCGCCACCCCCAGCGTCGACCAGATCAGCTGGGTCGGGGCCGCCGGGTCGCCCGGTGTCTCCAGGTCGAGGCGGTAGATCAGCACCAGACCGAGGCCGTTGAGCAGCACCCCGATGGGCAGCAGCACCGGATCGGAGCCCGGGGCGCGCCAGCGC carries:
- a CDS encoding FtsW/RodA/SpoVE family cell cycle protein, with protein sequence MSKAGNTLASADPPPPTARLTGRRGVELALIVLAVLLSVYGYCAVGLARNGTVPPGAAGYGAGLGVLALVAHLAVRWRAPGSDPVLLPIGVLLNGLGLVLIYRLDLETPGDPAAPTQLIWSTLGVALFIGVVLVLRDHRVLQRYTYVSVTVALVLLTVPILFPAVNGARIWIRVAGFSIQPGEFAKVLLAVFFAAYLAANRSALTYAGRRVWKLQLPTGRVLGPIVAVWLVSVVVLVLERDLGTSLLFFGLFVVMLYVATGRTGWIAVGLLLASLGAVAVGRLEPHVHHRIETWLHPFASIEAGEGPNQIAQSLFAFAEGGTLGTGLGLGHSVLIGFAVKSDFILATAGEELGLAGLSAIILLYGLLVERGYRAGLALRDPFGRLLAVGLASLVALQVFVIAGGVTGLIPLTGMAMPFLAQGGSSVVTNWAIVALLVRLSDSARQQDAGGPRPVPRDARESDGGALR